The Toxorhynchites rutilus septentrionalis strain SRP chromosome 3, ASM2978413v1, whole genome shotgun sequence genome includes a region encoding these proteins:
- the LOC129779796 gene encoding uncharacterized protein LOC129779796, protein MKFVLFFGFCFGLVAVSLAASKSEVSEIIAAIDDLSGTVAKILEDAALNIQNEANKTKEKIQDSAQRIEIAEKDSVHDAYITALNNANTSLENARTTLNSVANIYSVQSKIPTDLQTRLLNDVTVLKAEVSTLKDALPLTEERADSIKALNKKTNNCNTATKDVTSTLATIITTTLSAADNKNDSFFGKLINALG, encoded by the exons ATGAAGTTTGTACTGTTTTTTGGATTTTGCTTTGGTCTGGTGGCG GTTTCATTGGCTGCCTCCAAGTCCGAAGTTTCTGAAATAATCGCAGCGATCGATGATTTATCCGGCACGGTTGCCAAAATCCTTGAAGATGCTGCTCTAAACATTCAGAACGAAGCCAACAAGACAAAGGAAAAAATTCAGGATTCAGCACAACGCATCGAGATCGCCGAAAAAGACTCGGTACATGATGCATACATCACTGCATTGAACAACGCCAACACATCATTGGAGAACGCTCGGACTACTCTCAACAGCGTTGCAAACATCTACAGTGTACAGAGCAAGATCCCAACCGATCTGCAAACCCGTCTCTTGAACGATGTCACAGTTCTGAAGGCTGAGGTTTCGACCTTAAAGGACGCACTGCCGCTGACGGAAGAGAGAGCCGATTCCATCAAGGCGCTGAACAAGAAGACTAACAATTGCAACACGGCTACTAAGGATGTCACCAGCACACTAGCTACCATCATTACGACCACTCTTTCCGCTGCAGATAACAAGAAtgatagctttttcggtaaACTTATCAATGCTTTAGGATAG